The region CCAAGACTTGTTATGGTAAATTCCATTGCAATAATGCCAAGAACATACCTTTGAATATCTAACATTGAACGTAAACTCTTACCCGAAGGTGCAACATAGTACCTGAGAGAAATCGtaacaataaattaaatggCATTTTGAGGCATTCAAAAGGGGATCTAAAGAAATCATGTATCTTCATCAAGTTATAATAATATGTAACTCTTCAGGATAAAAGAGAGCTACGGCAAGTAACAAACGTATGACAGAAAAGAAATAGATACGTACACATCAGCAAACCTGACACTTCCTTCACCTCTGATTCGCAAAAGCCTTTTCCAACCAGTAGGGGGTTGAGGAATGTTAGGCTTGTCGATTGCCCATATTCTACTGCCATCTTGTGTTATATCCGGATGATCATCACACGAGACGTCTGGACGCCATTCACGAGCTGTGTCACAGAAGAAGGGGCGCGCTGAAAGATGCTCCCGTATTTCCTCGTACTTTTCTTTTGTTGGAACGAGCCTCCATTTGAAACAGCTGGCACACTGAACAGCGAAGAGCCCTACCGATGGCAAAACCCTCGGGGTCCGGTCAGAAAATGGGTATGGTTTCTTTGGAGGAGACGGACAACTAATGGGACCCGGACCACCTGGCCCATCTTTGCCATTACTGGCATCATTGACGGCTGGAACATATAGCACCAACTGATATTGAGAATTTTCAGATGTTTTATTTCCTTCATTGTCTGTGTCGTGATTTTCAACATCTTCATCAGAACACAAGTCCACAATATCATCAGGAAATGTAGTCAGGGTCCCCGGGGGAACGGAAGGATTTGATGCATTGCGTTCTCCTTCAGCATTATTCACGTGATCAACGGTAGTTGAAGATTCACTGACATTTTTGTCCCTTTCAGCTTTGATAGTAACTTCCAAAGACTGTGGCTGCAGAGTTGCCTTCATTATCTAAGTTCCTGAATTCAACGATTGATCAAATCCCTTACCCACTTAACTGGCTAAGAAGAAGCAAGAACTAGGAACTCGTCAACACAGAACATCCTGAAACTCCATAATAAATGAGCAACCAAGATATGCAAAAAGAACCAAAAAAACAATTAGAGGCGCTGATGAAATGGCAGAGAAGTAAATGCATCTTTATCAGCTGGAAATGAATAAACTCGAATTCTTATTTAGATATGATGTAATAATGAACAAAATGGCGACCAAATTCATGGGAGTAGGGTTGAGCAGCAATATGAAGCAACTTCCAAAATTGGCTAGCTCAAACTGCTCGAAGAGCCCATAGTTCTCACACATAGTATGATATATCTCGAACGTGACAAAGGGCACTGTGTATATAACGGTCTACTTAAGTATCATCGTGTACAATCATACTAAAACAAAACATCTTATACAAATCCATCTGTCGGGCAGTTGACATAATGAACAAAATGGTGAACTAATTCACGGGGGCAGAGTTGAGTAGCAATACGAGGCTGCATAGCAACTTCCAAATCTAGCTAACACAAGCTGCTTGAAGATCCCATAGTACTCACGCATATGGTATATGTCGAACATTTCAAAGGGGCATTACGTATACAACGGTCTACTTAAGTATCATCATGTACATCCGCACtaaaacaacaacaacatcTTGCACAATCCATCTATCAGATGACATTGAAACTTTTGGTGTTCTATCAAAAGGTTTTTCTACGCGCTACATTGGCATTTCCATATAGAAATCAGGGCAAATTCAACTGCATTCTCTAGGGTGCAATATTGACTTTCAAATACGCAAACCTTAAATCTGTGGTTGTTTTAAACATGCAAACTAATTCTTCAATGTAATTAACTTCCAAACACTAGATAGCATAAGATATACCAAAACAGAAAACATTTAATGTGGAATTTCCAGTTCATATGCATGATTTAGAAGGAAACAAAGAACAGAAATGAATATCATTCCTCAACAAGACCTAAAAAAATTCTTTAACATCGTcgaattttcattattttgtgTGAATTAATGTGCAAAAGCCCTAAGAAAATTTTGTCTCAAAATTTCAAACAAGAGCAGATGTATGTTAAAGGAACATGCACAGGCTTCTCCTTACTCTGTTTTAGgccaaaaaaaaaaggagataATCTCGACAAATGGCTTCTACATTTGTCGATTCTAACCTCTAGTGCCACAAAATTCCAATATTCACCTCAGTTAAATCGGCATTAACCACAAAAAGACATAAATCAGAAGACATACACATGCAATGCGAAGGTATTGGAGCTACAGACAACGTAGGCTTTACCAAGAAAAAGGGTTTTCTTCGAAAAAAATCCTTTTtaagacacacacacacacacaccaacaCATTTACATTGAAAACccttttttaaaacaaaagaggGAGAGATTTTACATGAGTTGTGTGGATATGAGCGAGAGTGAGAGATCTAAGGCGAAAAACAAGGAGAAGTTCTGCAGAATTTCTGATTAAATTCCGAAGAATCCTATGTTAATGCTTAATGCAATGATTTTGAAGGGGGGTTGTTGTCCTCGTTAACCGAGACAGGTGAAGACGACCAAAATGTTATGTATATTAATGAATTTGAACTAACTTTTAAATTTTGCCGATATACTTTATCtatttcctatttttttataagtgggggatattttatttaaataccaTTAGACAGACAACATACATGAATATATGAAATAAATAGACATGCTCATAGTATTTAGAATATACCTATTGCAAATTTTCTGTGTGTAGATGAAGGATTGCAGCTTCCGTCACTTTACCGAATGATTTTAACCTCTAATCTTTCAACCAATTAACCTTACTAAGAGAGTTTGTATATTGCGTGAGCAATATATTATTAAATCATAAATcttaaaatgagaaaatatcacactatagaaaaaaatttcaaaaatcatgGAGAAGATTTTTGAAACTTTTGTTATATTTTGCaattgatggaatgatgtggATAAATCTTATTaagatccacatagatttggaTAAATCTTATTATAATAGAtttgtttaattaaattgagtccAGTCTAATTAGATTTCATAAGGAAATAGTTTTGATCATTACTATCATCACGATTAATATTGATTTAACGTCCAAAACTTGATAGCCaaaatctatattttatttatttaatttatttcaagtgtttataatatactatgttcattaattaatcaaaatttgatgccacaatttcaaagtttttatttatatattggaATATATATCAACTAGCCATGAGACATAATATTGTGAAACAAcaatactagtagtaattttCTTGGTTTAAATGTCACGGCTACAATATTATCATAGACACATCGAGATATGATTCTATAAAGTAGTAATACTAGTCATTCTCACATATTGGTCACTATTACTGTTTAAGATACCAAAAATATTGAGTAGCGAAAATTCATacatattgataagtcaaaaCAATATATAATCGACGTATTCAAAAATATTGTGGATATTCTTAGATAAATCTTTGGACCTCAAACAAGTTTGTTAGTGAAAATATTGTACTCCTAAATGGTCAAATGTAAGGAGATAAATTATGAAAATACTACTAGAAGATAATGACGGGTTATAATAGAAGCCCTCAAATAAAGTTGAGTGAACTACAGTTCTTTATCTTGTCAAAAAATGCATCAATGGTCCCTAAAAAATTTTTATAGCCTATTTGGTCtctaaaaattacatttttggtATCTGTCGGCCTTTTATACCCctttgcattaaaaatatctccTAAATGCCATGGAGGGCATTTTCAGTAtctaaaaattacatttttggtacctCTTCAATCATGCAATTATTTTGGATATACATAAAAGCACcttttagagcatcagcaatggcgcccgtcccagcggacgtccgcgcgggacgtccgccattgtgcaaggtCGCGACGGATACAGACGTCCGCTGTGGACACCGGAGTTCTGCAGAGTtccgtggacgtccgccattgcggagaTACGATggacgtccgtgcggacgtcccgatttttttatttttaatttttatttgtttaaaagtctatatatacggctcgttgaacttcatttcattcgcaccacttgttttaacaagtttctctctctctaaatttcttttatatatacgtaatggctggtagtggtagtggtgggcattatgaacacatgatgcggcTGAGTCATGCACCTGCGCGGGAGTCAGCAGatagggaggaacaagcggccttggagccggcggtacctcgacccatccatcgtcgattctatagtaccccgggaccaccttgttgcacaccgtcggttgtacgaggattacttcgctccggagccacgatatggggagaacatgttccggcgacgttttaggatgcatcgtccgctctttctgcgtatcgtgggcgctttagagcgtcgatacgggtatttcagggtgcgggaggatgccgattcagaagtgcactgccgcaataaggcagctggcatacggaggcgcgaccgacatgttcgacgagtacctccacatcggcgagacgactacCCACgagtgcctgaagtatttttgtcagggcgttagggagatattcggggataggtatcttcggaagcctacccccgaagattgtcaggctctgctggatatgcacgggaatcagcacgggtttccgggaatgttaggcagcataaattgtatgcactgggagtggaataACTGCCCCGCTGcgtggaaagggatgtacactactggtttcaagggcaagaatcccacgatgatccttgaagcggtagctgactaccggctgtggatttggcatgcctattttggagtagccgggtctaacaacgacatcaacgtcctccagtcgtcgccccttttcaacgaccagtgcatgggcgttggtccgaccgtcaatttcgtcgccaacggcaactagcacaatatgggctattatttggcggatgggatataccctatgtggcccgtctttgtgaagacaatcagatgccccacagaagaaaagaagatctattttgcgggtcgtcaggaggcagcgcgcaaggatgtggagcgggcatttggtatgctccaggctcgatgggcggcagtgaagggtccagcacgactgtggtatgttgacagcatcgccgacatcatgtacacatgtattatcatgcacaacatgattgtcgaagatgaaggtccagtaatgactgattggaccaatgatgatgctgatgctgcgggtccaagccacggcgtggccactagcaatgtacgcatggggataccccatgacgaagTCGATCGAGtctgtgcatttgccgacatgcgccaaaaacaagcccatgttcgactccagaacgatattattgaagaagtatggcagcggaggggttgtcgttgatgtagtttttaattattgaaatgtattttttttatttggtgaaatgtacttttcttttttttatttaatggaaatttttttccctatttgtgtcaaaattttaattccgtaaattgtttaattccggaaattgtttaatttgtgaattttttattattgtgggaagtccgtcgggatgtacttggggatgtccgcca is a window of Salvia splendens isolate huo1 chromosome 3, SspV2, whole genome shotgun sequence DNA encoding:
- the LOC121796198 gene encoding methyl-CpG-binding domain-containing protein 2-like isoform X2, which gives rise to MKATLQPQSLEVTIKAERDKNVSESSTTVDHVNNAEGERNASNPSVPPGTLTTFPDDIVDLCSDEDVENHDTDNEGNKTSENSQYQLVLYVPAVNDASNGKDGPGGPGPISCPSPPKKPYPFSDRTPRVLPSVGLFAVQCASCFKWRLVPTKEKYEEIREHLSARPFFCDTAREWRPDVSCDDHPDITQDGSRIWAIDKPNIPQPPTGWKRLLRIRGEGSVRYYVAPSGKSLRSMLDIQRYLDKHPEYMTEEVSLSRFSFQIPKPLQKNYVRKRPVRPAFHNDAGDPGTQQYLPPSEGVRQPARITWVSTDGDTDLQPSSPALAYNHHLEAPASNPESSRPAKRPRIPSPRRYADDLVPGHNDASVEEPLHL
- the LOC121796198 gene encoding methyl-CpG-binding domain-containing protein 2-like isoform X1, giving the protein MKATLQPQSLEVTIKAERDKNVSESSTTVDHVNNAEGERNASNPSVPPGTLTTFPDDIVDLCSDEDVENHDTDNEGNKTSENSQYQLVLYVPAVNDASNGKDGPGGPGPISCPSPPKKPYPFSDRTPRVLPSVGLFAVQCASCFKWRLVPTKEKYEEIREHLSARPFFCDTAREWRPDVSCDDHPDITQDGSRIWAIDKPNIPQPPTGWKRLLRIRGEGSVRFADVYYVAPSGKSLRSMLDIQRYLDKHPEYMTEEVSLSRFSFQIPKPLQKNYVRKRPVRPAFHNDAGDPGTQQYLPPSEGVRQPARITWVSTDGDTDLQPSSPALAYNHHLEAPASNPESSRPAKRPRIPSPRRYADDLVPGHNDASVEEPLHL